A section of the Methanocaldococcus sp. FS406-22 genome encodes:
- the thsB gene encoding thermosome subunit beta produces the protein MAMAGAPIVVLPQNVKRYVGRDAQRMNILAGRIIAETVRTTLGPKGMDKMLVDELGDIVVTNDGVTILKEMSVEHPAAKMLIEVAKTQEKEVGDGTTTAVVIAGELLRKAEELLDQNIHPSVIINGYEMARNKAIEELKSVAKEVKPDDTEMLKKIAMTSITGKGAEKAREQLAEIVVEAVRTVVDEETGKVDKDLIKVEKKEGAPIEETTLIRGVVIDKERVNPQMPKKVENAKIALLNCPIEVKETETDAEIRITDPAKLMEFIEQEEKMIKDMVEKIAATGANVVFCQKGIDDLAQHYLAKKGILAVRRVKKSDMEKLAKATGARIITKIDDLTPEDLGEAGLVEERKVAGDAMIFVEECKHPKAVTILARGSTEHVVEEVARAIDDAIGVVKCALEEGKIVAGGGATEIELAKRLRKFAETVAGREQLAVKAFADALEVIPRTLAENSGLDPIDMLVKLRAAHEKEGGEVYGLDVFEGEVVDMMEKGVVEPLKVKTQAIDSATEASVMLLRIDDVIAAEKVKEDKGGEGGDMGGGDEF, from the coding sequence ATGGCAATGGCAGGAGCACCTATAGTAGTATTACCACAAAATGTTAAAAGATATGTTGGAAGAGACGCTCAAAGAATGAACATCTTAGCAGGTAGAATTATCGCTGAGACAGTTAGAACAACATTAGGACCAAAAGGAATGGACAAAATGTTAGTTGATGAATTAGGAGATATAGTTGTTACAAACGACGGGGTTACAATATTAAAAGAAATGAGTGTTGAGCACCCAGCTGCTAAGATGTTAATTGAAGTTGCTAAAACCCAAGAAAAAGAAGTTGGAGACGGTACAACAACAGCAGTCGTTATTGCTGGAGAGTTGTTAAGAAAAGCTGAAGAGTTGTTAGACCAAAACATCCACCCATCAGTCATCATCAATGGATACGAGATGGCAAGAAATAAAGCAATTGAAGAGTTAAAGTCAGTTGCTAAAGAAGTTAAACCAGATGACACTGAAATGTTAAAGAAAATTGCAATGACATCAATTACTGGTAAAGGAGCAGAGAAAGCAAGAGAGCAGTTAGCTGAAATCGTCGTTGAGGCAGTTAGAACAGTTGTTGATGAAGAAACTGGAAAAGTTGATAAGGACTTAATTAAAGTTGAGAAGAAGGAAGGAGCTCCAATTGAAGAAACAACCTTAATTAGAGGAGTTGTTATTGACAAAGAGAGAGTCAACCCACAAATGCCAAAGAAAGTTGAAAACGCTAAGATTGCATTGTTAAACTGCCCAATTGAAGTCAAAGAAACAGAAACTGATGCAGAGATAAGAATTACTGACCCAGCTAAGTTAATGGAGTTCATTGAGCAAGAAGAGAAGATGATTAAAGACATGGTTGAGAAAATAGCTGCTACAGGAGCTAATGTTGTCTTCTGTCAAAAAGGAATTGATGACTTAGCTCAGCACTACTTAGCTAAGAAAGGAATCTTAGCAGTAAGAAGAGTTAAGAAGTCAGACATGGAGAAATTAGCTAAAGCTACAGGAGCAAGAATAATAACAAAAATTGATGACTTAACACCAGAAGACCTTGGAGAAGCTGGATTAGTTGAAGAGAGAAAAGTTGCTGGAGATGCAATGATATTCGTTGAAGAGTGCAAGCATCCAAAGGCTGTAACAATCTTAGCAAGAGGTTCAACAGAGCACGTTGTTGAAGAAGTTGCAAGAGCAATTGATGATGCAATTGGAGTTGTCAAGTGTGCATTAGAAGAAGGTAAGATTGTTGCTGGTGGGGGAGCAACTGAGATAGAATTAGCTAAGAGATTAAGAAAATTCGCTGAAACAGTTGCTGGAAGAGAGCAGTTAGCAGTTAAGGCATTCGCTGATGCTTTAGAAGTAATACCAAGAACATTAGCTGAGAACTCAGGATTAGACCCAATTGACATGCTCGTTAAGTTGAGAGCTGCTCACGAGAAAGAAGGCGGAGAAGTCTACGGATTAGACGTCTTCGAAGGAGAAGTAGTTGATATGATGGAGAAAGGGGTTGTTGAACCATTGAAAGTCAAGACACAGGCAATTGACTCAGCTACAGAGGCATCAGTCATGCTCTTAAGAATCGATGACGTCATAGCTGCTGAGAAAGTTAAAGAAGACAAGGGAGGAGAAGGAGGAGACATGGGAGGAGGTGACGAATTTTAA
- the hacA gene encoding homoaconitase large subunit has product MALVEKILSKKVGYEVCAGDSIEVEVDLAMTHDGTTPLAYKALKEMSDSVWNPDKIVVAFDHNVPANTVKAAEMQKLALEFVKRFNIKKFHKGGEGICHQILAENYVLPNMFVAGGDSHTCTHGAFGAFATGFGATDMAYIYATGETWIKVPKTIRVDIVGKNENISPKDIVLRVCKEIGRRGATYMAIEYGGEVVKNMDMDGRLTLCNMAIEMGGKTGVIEADDITYNYLKKERNLSDEEIVKLKKERITVDRDEANYYKEIEIDITDMEEQIAVPHHPDNVKPVSEVEGTEINQVFIGSCTNGRLSDLREAAKYLKGREIHKDVKLIVIPASKKVFMQALKEGLIDIFVKAGAMICTPGCGPCLGAHQGVLAEGEVCLSTTNRNFRGRMGHINSYIYLASPKIAAISAVKGYITNRLD; this is encoded by the coding sequence GTGGCATTGGTGGAGAAGATACTATCAAAAAAAGTTGGTTATGAGGTTTGTGCAGGAGATAGCATTGAAGTTGAAGTTGATTTGGCAATGACTCATGATGGGACTACACCTTTAGCTTACAAAGCTTTAAAAGAGATGAGTGATAGCGTTTGGAATCCAGATAAGATAGTTGTTGCATTCGACCACAACGTCCCAGCAAACACAGTTAAAGCTGCTGAGATGCAAAAATTGGCTTTAGAGTTTGTTAAAAGGTTTAATATTAAAAAGTTTCATAAGGGTGGAGAAGGGATATGCCATCAAATATTAGCTGAGAATTATGTTTTACCAAACATGTTCGTAGCTGGTGGAGACAGCCATACATGCACACATGGGGCTTTTGGAGCTTTTGCCACTGGGTTTGGAGCTACTGACATGGCTTACATCTATGCAACAGGAGAGACATGGATTAAAGTGCCTAAAACTATTAGGGTTGATATTGTTGGGAAAAATGAAAATATCTCTCCAAAAGATATTGTTTTAAGGGTTTGCAAAGAAATTGGAAGGAGAGGAGCGACATATATGGCTATTGAATATGGTGGAGAGGTTGTTAAAAACATGGATATGGATGGGAGGCTAACATTATGTAACATGGCAATAGAGATGGGAGGTAAGACTGGAGTTATAGAGGCTGATGATATAACCTATAATTATTTAAAGAAAGAAAGAAATCTGAGTGATGAGGAAATTGTAAAACTAAAAAAAGAAAGAATAACTGTAGATAGGGATGAAGCAAACTACTATAAAGAAATTGAGATTGATATAACAGATATGGAGGAGCAGATAGCAGTTCCTCATCATCCAGATAACGTAAAACCAGTTAGTGAGGTTGAAGGTACTGAAATAAATCAAGTTTTTATAGGTAGTTGTACAAATGGGAGATTGAGTGATTTAAGAGAGGCAGCTAAGTATTTAAAAGGCAGGGAGATTCATAAAGATGTTAAATTAATTGTCATTCCAGCATCAAAAAAGGTTTTTATGCAGGCTTTAAAAGAGGGGCTTATTGATATATTTGTCAAAGCTGGGGCTATGATTTGCACTCCTGGATGTGGCCCTTGCTTAGGAGCTCATCAAGGAGTTTTAGCTGAGGGAGAGGTTTGTTTATCAACGACAAATAGAAACTTCAGAGGGAGGATGGGGCATATAAACAGCTATATCTACTTGGCATCTCCAAAGATTGCCGCTATAAGTGCAGTTAAAGGGTATATAACCAATAGATTGGATTAA
- a CDS encoding helix-turn-helix domain-containing protein, with translation MRIEDEIKNMIERKDYDFWEFLKKAYENNIKLDIGHFILLNILIGVDDLYHKLSEKFGEEEARKILERNKIFAKNSDFISGEFLKDYIDRKSRVAVHNRIKDLKTLGFKIESKSGPFGGYKIVGYPEWFKK, from the coding sequence ATGAGGATAGAGGATGAAATAAAAAACATGATTGAGAGGAAGGATTATGATTTCTGGGAGTTTTTAAAAAAGGCTTATGAGAATAATATAAAGTTAGATATTGGGCACTTCATCCTTTTAAATATTCTTATTGGAGTTGATGATTTATACCATAAACTATCAGAGAAGTTTGGAGAAGAAGAAGCAAGAAAAATATTGGAAAGGAATAAAATATTTGCAAAAAACTCTGATTTTATATCTGGAGAGTTTTTAAAAGATTATATTGATAGAAAGAGTAGAGTAGCAGTGCATAACAGAATAAAGGATTTAAAAACACTTGGCTTTAAAATAGAGAGTAAGTCGGGACCTTTTGGTGGATATAAAATAGTTGGTTATCCAGAATGGTTTAAGAAATAA
- the dacZ gene encoding diadenylate cyclase: MNVAKYIIKHGLELAYDIKADALMIFTETGKSYELLKSLLKRDDYPKIKKVLDKMTHKDVKIIVATPNQVTYKKISYENEKNIYPIFIKHREDNRCMIISSGIVHALKMKILKENHKIVAVVGEPKTPGKLDTIMVVNVKEHVKTITLYELFETLDEKQKKTLKEVIKLAMEIGREGREGEYVGTIFVIGDTLNVMNMSKPLILNPFAGHNASIFDENVKGTIKELSSIDGAFIITDEGKVVSAGRFLETKGDVDIPKGLGARHVAAACITKNTNAIAVTVSQSGGVVRVFKDGKIVFETDPRANIIFFD; the protein is encoded by the coding sequence ATGAATGTGGCAAAGTACATAATAAAGCATGGGTTGGAGTTGGCTTATGATATTAAGGCAGATGCGTTGATGATATTTACTGAAACTGGCAAATCTTATGAACTGCTAAAATCTCTTTTAAAAAGAGATGATTATCCAAAAATAAAGAAAGTACTCGATAAGATGACCCATAAAGATGTAAAAATAATTGTTGCCACACCAAATCAAGTAACTTATAAAAAAATTTCTTATGAAAATGAAAAGAATATTTATCCTATCTTTATTAAACATAGAGAGGATAATAGATGTATGATAATAAGTAGTGGGATAGTGCATGCCCTTAAAATGAAAATTTTAAAAGAAAATCACAAGATTGTTGCAGTTGTAGGGGAACCAAAAACTCCTGGGAAGTTGGATACAATAATGGTTGTTAATGTAAAAGAGCATGTAAAGACAATAACTTTGTATGAACTCTTTGAAACATTGGATGAAAAACAGAAAAAAACTTTAAAAGAGGTTATAAAATTAGCTATGGAAATTGGGAGAGAGGGGAGAGAAGGGGAGTATGTAGGAACGATTTTCGTTATTGGAGATACCTTAAACGTTATGAACATGTCAAAACCTTTAATATTAAATCCATTTGCTGGACACAATGCAAGTATATTTGATGAAAATGTAAAAGGGACTATAAAAGAGCTATCTTCTATTGATGGAGCATTTATAATTACTGATGAGGGTAAAGTAGTTTCAGCAGGTAGATTTTTAGAGACAAAAGGAGATGTTGATATACCAAAAGGTTTAGGAGCAAGACATGTAGCTGCTGCATGTATAACAAAAAATACAAATGCAATAGCTGTGACTGTCTCTCAGAGTGGAGGAGTGGTTAGAGTATTTAAAGATGGAAAGATTGTTTTTGAGACTGACCCAAGGGCAAATATAATATTCTTTGATTAG
- the hisS gene encoding histidine--tRNA ligase — MFQKPRGTRDFLPEEMKKRRFIENKLREVFERYGYKEILTPTFETFELIAKKTGEEIRKQLYVFKDHGGREMALRPEMTSPVVRFYLNELKNLQKPLRLYYFANCFRYERPQAGRFREFWQMGCELIGCKEPLADAEVLNLAMDGLINIGLDFDVHIGHLGVLKGVLEEFNVSEEEEVKIRRLIDKEDYENLEVYLNEILGEEKKELIFDILKFKGGREILDELKEILKDFPKSIEAIKNLEKILEFVIHDKYTINLGIARGLDYYTGMVFEIYGKKGAKQICGGGRYDNLIETFGGEPTPAVGFAYGFDRIMMNIDDLDIEEEGILIIPVKKDKELIKKSLIIADKLRKAGKIVELEIMGRKLRKALDYANSRGFKKVIIVGEKELNEGKVTLKDMITGEQKLISIDELVNI, encoded by the coding sequence ATGTTCCAAAAACCAAGAGGAACAAGGGACTTTTTACCAGAAGAGATGAAAAAAAGAAGATTTATTGAAAACAAGTTGAGAGAAGTATTTGAGAGATATGGTTACAAAGAGATATTAACTCCAACCTTTGAAACTTTTGAGTTGATAGCAAAAAAAACAGGAGAAGAGATTAGAAAGCAGTTGTATGTGTTTAAAGACCATGGTGGAAGAGAAATGGCTTTAAGGCCAGAGATGACATCTCCAGTTGTTAGATTCTATTTAAATGAATTAAAGAATTTGCAAAAACCCTTAAGGCTTTATTACTTTGCCAATTGCTTTAGATATGAAAGACCACAGGCAGGGAGGTTTAGAGAGTTTTGGCAGATGGGTTGTGAGCTAATTGGATGTAAAGAGCCATTGGCAGATGCTGAAGTTTTAAATTTAGCAATGGATGGATTGATAAATATTGGTTTGGATTTTGATGTTCATATAGGACATCTGGGAGTTTTAAAAGGTGTGTTAGAGGAGTTTAATGTTAGTGAGGAAGAAGAGGTTAAAATAAGAAGGTTGATAGATAAGGAAGATTATGAAAATTTAGAAGTTTATTTAAATGAAATTTTGGGAGAGGAGAAGAAAGAGTTAATATTTGATATATTAAAATTTAAAGGAGGGAGAGAGATTTTAGATGAACTAAAAGAGATATTGAAAGATTTCCCAAAATCTATAGAGGCGATAAAAAACTTAGAAAAGATTTTAGAATTTGTTATTCATGATAAATACACAATAAACCTTGGAATTGCGAGGGGTTTAGATTACTACACTGGAATGGTATTTGAGATATATGGAAAGAAGGGAGCTAAGCAGATATGTGGTGGAGGGAGATATGATAATTTAATAGAGACGTTTGGAGGAGAACCAACACCAGCTGTTGGTTTTGCCTATGGATTTGATAGAATTATGATGAATATCGATGATTTAGATATTGAGGAAGAAGGCATCTTAATAATCCCAGTAAAAAAAGATAAGGAATTAATTAAAAAATCATTGATTATAGCTGATAAGTTAAGAAAGGCAGGAAAAATAGTGGAACTTGAAATTATGGGTAGAAAGTTGAGAAAGGCATTAGATTACGCAAATTCAAGAGGATTTAAGAAGGTAATTATTGTTGGAGAGAAAGAGCTTAATGAGGGGAAGGTAACTTTAAAGGACATGATTACAGGAGAGCAAAAATTAATTAGTATAGATGAATTGGTAAATATTTAA
- the valS gene encoding valine--tRNA ligase, translated as MEMPKDYNIEIEKQIQKKWEESKIYKFDEESNKPPYIIDTPPPYPTGRLHLGHALNWTYMDIIARYKRMKGFNVLFPQGWDCHGLPTEVKVEEIHGITKSDIDRHKFRELCIELTKENIEKMRRQIKSLGISIDWDREYITMTPEYIKKSQTAFVRMYKDGLIYRGKFPVNWCPRCQTAIAFAEVEYKERESKLNYIKFPAADGDGYLLIATTRPELMAACVAILVHPEDERYKHLIGKEFIVPLFGHKVKLLADEDVEKEFGTGAVMVCTFGDKTDVLWVNRHKLEIKKAIDEKGELTEIAGKYKGLKTEEAREKIIEDLKKEGYLVKQEPIKQNVGVCWRCKTPIEIIVTEQWFVNVRKLIPKIREVADEIKWVPEHMKIRLLNWIEDMDWDWVISRQRIFATPIPVWYCPKCGNVVVAKEEDLPIDPTKTSYVCDKCGNTDLIPETDVLDTWMDSSITPMVITKWLDDDEFFEKHYPVQLRPQGHDIIRTWAFYTIVKSIALTGKKPWNEIVINGMVFGEDGHKMSKSRGNVVEPDEIITKYGADALRLWASNSVVGDDVQFLWKEVDYGYRFLRKFWNACRFAKMHISDDIIDELKKPMEISNPIDLWILSKLQKLIERVDRDLENYRFNTIVEIYKFVWHEFCDNYIEMVKYRLYGDDEEAKKEARWTLYYVIDKLVRLLCPFAPHFSDYMAEIYKIDNLHFSFPEIDERFINEEAERFGEIAKNTVISIRRFKANSGMALNAPLKYVEIYTEDEETYNALVKTAEDIKGTLKIEELKIIKGKPALESKIVEIIPDKSKIGPEFKKNAKYVMDLIKNADEETLEKIINEGGLETEYGVIRKEHIKDVKRALFCEGEEVDSVDIEGVLAMAIIRK; from the coding sequence ATGGAGATGCCAAAGGATTACAATATAGAGATTGAGAAACAAATACAAAAAAAGTGGGAAGAAAGTAAAATTTACAAATTTGATGAAGAGAGTAATAAGCCACCATATATTATTGACACTCCTCCACCATATCCAACTGGTAGATTACACTTAGGACATGCTTTAAACTGGACTTACATGGATATAATAGCAAGATACAAGAGAATGAAAGGATTTAATGTTTTATTCCCACAAGGTTGGGATTGCCATGGATTACCAACAGAGGTTAAGGTTGAAGAGATACACGGCATAACAAAGTCAGATATTGATAGACATAAATTTAGAGAGTTGTGTATTGAGCTAACAAAAGAAAACATTGAAAAAATGAGAAGACAGATAAAATCTTTAGGAATTTCTATTGATTGGGATAGGGAGTATATAACAATGACCCCGGAGTATATTAAAAAATCCCAAACTGCCTTTGTTAGGATGTATAAAGATGGATTAATTTACAGAGGAAAATTCCCAGTAAATTGGTGTCCAAGATGTCAAACAGCTATTGCATTTGCTGAAGTTGAGTATAAAGAGAGAGAAAGTAAGCTAAACTATATAAAATTCCCTGCTGCTGATGGAGATGGATATTTGTTGATAGCAACAACAAGACCTGAATTAATGGCTGCGTGTGTTGCTATCTTAGTTCATCCAGAAGATGAGAGATACAAGCATTTAATTGGAAAGGAGTTTATAGTTCCATTGTTTGGGCATAAGGTTAAGTTATTGGCTGATGAGGACGTAGAGAAGGAGTTTGGTACTGGAGCGGTTATGGTTTGTACATTTGGTGATAAGACAGACGTTTTATGGGTCAATAGGCATAAATTGGAAATTAAGAAGGCAATTGATGAGAAGGGAGAATTAACAGAAATAGCTGGAAAGTATAAAGGATTAAAGACAGAGGAAGCAAGAGAGAAGATTATTGAAGATTTAAAGAAAGAGGGTTATTTAGTTAAGCAAGAACCAATAAAACAGAATGTTGGTGTTTGTTGGAGATGTAAGACACCAATTGAAATTATCGTTACTGAACAGTGGTTTGTCAATGTTAGAAAGTTAATTCCAAAAATTAGAGAGGTTGCTGATGAGATTAAATGGGTTCCAGAGCACATGAAAATTAGACTGCTGAATTGGATTGAGGATATGGATTGGGACTGGGTTATAAGTAGGCAGAGGATTTTTGCTACACCAATACCCGTTTGGTATTGTCCAAAGTGTGGAAATGTAGTTGTTGCTAAAGAAGAAGATTTGCCAATAGACCCAACTAAAACAAGCTATGTTTGTGATAAGTGTGGAAACACTGATTTAATCCCAGAGACAGATGTTTTAGATACATGGATGGACTCTTCAATAACACCAATGGTTATAACAAAGTGGTTGGATGATGATGAATTCTTTGAGAAGCATTATCCTGTCCAACTAAGACCACAAGGACATGATATAATTAGGACGTGGGCTTTCTATACCATAGTTAAGTCAATAGCTTTAACTGGTAAGAAGCCATGGAATGAGATTGTTATAAATGGAATGGTGTTTGGAGAAGATGGGCATAAGATGAGTAAAAGTAGAGGAAATGTTGTAGAGCCAGATGAAATTATAACCAAGTATGGAGCTGATGCTTTAAGATTGTGGGCAAGTAACAGCGTTGTTGGAGACGATGTCCAATTCTTATGGAAAGAGGTTGATTACGGCTATAGATTCTTAAGGAAGTTCTGGAATGCCTGTAGATTTGCTAAAATGCACATAAGTGATGATATTATTGATGAATTAAAGAAACCAATGGAAATTAGCAACCCAATTGATTTATGGATTTTGAGTAAGTTGCAGAAGTTAATTGAAAGAGTTGATAGAGATTTAGAGAATTATAGGTTTAATACAATAGTAGAAATTTACAAATTCGTCTGGCATGAGTTCTGTGACAACTACATAGAGATGGTTAAATACAGACTGTATGGTGATGATGAAGAGGCAAAGAAAGAAGCAAGATGGACATTATACTATGTAATTGACAAATTAGTTAGATTACTTTGTCCATTCGCTCCACACTTCTCTGACTATATGGCAGAAATTTATAAAATAGATAATCTCCACTTCTCATTCCCAGAAATTGATGAGAGATTTATAAATGAAGAGGCAGAGAGATTTGGAGAGATAGCTAAAAATACAGTTATTTCAATTAGAAGATTTAAAGCAAATTCAGGGATGGCCTTAAATGCTCCATTAAAATACGTTGAGATTTATACAGAAGATGAAGAGACATACAATGCGTTAGTTAAAACAGCTGAGGACATTAAAGGAACATTAAAAATTGAAGAACTCAAAATAATTAAAGGCAAACCAGCCCTTGAATCAAAGATTGTTGAAATAATCCCTGATAAATCAAAGATAGGGCCTGAGTTTAAAAAGAATGCCAAGTATGTTATGGACTTAATTAAGAATGCAGATGAAGAGACACTTGAAAAGATAATTAACGAAGGAGGTTTAGAAACAGAATATGGAGTTATTAGGAAAGAACACATTAAAGATGTCAAGAGAGCTTTGTTCTGTGAAGGAGAGGAAGTAGATTCAGTTGATATTGAAGGAGTTTTAGCAATGGCAATAATTAGAAAATAA
- the cofF gene encoding coenzyme gamma-F420-2:alpha-L-glutamate ligase: MVKITILSPEGKSCSVWSLKNEIEKLGAECDIFLLSHPETLMSYDFKLETDLIHSRCGIGDYFDRLTLYSWQFINALEVEGCRFINPIKTLYLTSDKFKCIKLLAKNNIKTPKTALIRDYEDAVKFIEKYNIEFPVIVKNSFSKCGLKVFMAKNYNELKELTKNAIWEGKIIQEFIDFKENGLYKDMRILVVDGEVVGGYRRVSRDFRTNLYLGNIVEKLNIDEELEELALKCAELSEAVILGVDVLPTKDSYYVIELNSSPGTKGFRDIGINADRKIAEALIRYAKS, encoded by the coding sequence ATGGTGAAGATAACAATTTTATCCCCAGAAGGAAAAAGTTGCAGTGTATGGAGCTTAAAAAATGAGATTGAAAAATTAGGGGCTGAGTGTGATATATTTTTATTATCACATCCTGAAACATTAATGAGTTATGATTTTAAATTAGAAACGGACTTAATTCATTCAAGATGCGGAATAGGAGATTATTTTGACCGGCTAACTTTGTATTCTTGGCAATTTATAAATGCATTGGAAGTTGAGGGCTGTAGATTTATAAATCCAATTAAAACTCTCTACCTTACATCAGATAAGTTTAAATGCATAAAGTTACTTGCAAAGAATAATATAAAGACACCAAAAACAGCATTAATTAGAGATTATGAGGATGCAGTTAAATTTATTGAGAAATATAATATTGAGTTTCCAGTAATTGTAAAAAATTCCTTCTCAAAGTGTGGTTTGAAAGTATTTATGGCAAAAAATTATAATGAGTTGAAGGAACTTACAAAGAATGCAATATGGGAAGGGAAGATTATACAGGAGTTTATTGATTTTAAGGAAAATGGCTTATATAAGGATATGAGAATATTAGTTGTTGATGGAGAAGTTGTTGGTGGCTATAGAAGAGTTAGCAGAGATTTTAGAACCAACCTATATTTAGGGAATATCGTCGAGAAACTAAATATTGATGAGGAACTTGAAGAATTGGCTTTAAAATGTGCCGAGTTATCTGAGGCTGTAATTTTAGGAGTAGATGTATTACCAACAAAAGACAGTTATTATGTTATTGAACTCAACTCTTCCCCAGGAACTAAGGGCTTTAGAGATATAGGAATAAATGCAGATAGAAAGATAGCTGAAGCTTTAATTAGGTATGCAAAATCTTAA
- a CDS encoding ATP-binding protein, whose translation MKFYNREKELHYLKTYCQLEPNSILFVYGPKSSGKTTVMLRVIEELSKRDDLVFFYYDLRRYATPTKEEFLKIFFEKSDKKYVLNRFEVNLKIWKFGVEEKFNFDESSLNDVFDKIYEGIEAVVRDGKKPVLIIDELQKLKNIYFNGNGKDKSLLNELFNLFVHLTKVRHLCHVICLTSDTLFIEEIYQNSTLENTSEYYLIDWLRKGTIREILKEEGFNEEEINYALNYLSLPYEISQLINNKKLGLSVEQTIRQWINIERDKILYLISTQKEFEMERLFNTLKLFENKIKVDISEIIKNNLIDEIKFLIKNEILFYDVINGIVKPISIKKWYAIKEVILANK comes from the coding sequence ATGAAATTCTACAATAGAGAGAAAGAATTACATTATCTAAAAACCTACTGCCAATTAGAACCAAACTCTATTTTATTCGTTTATGGGCCTAAATCGTCAGGTAAAACAACTGTTATGTTAAGAGTTATTGAGGAGTTATCTAAGAGGGATGATTTGGTATTTTTCTATTATGATTTAAGAAGATATGCAACACCAACAAAAGAAGAGTTTTTAAAAATATTTTTTGAAAAATCGGATAAAAAGTATGTGTTAAATAGATTTGAGGTTAATCTAAAAATATGGAAGTTTGGAGTTGAAGAAAAGTTTAATTTTGATGAATCATCTCTAAATGATGTGTTTGATAAGATTTACGAAGGAATTGAAGCAGTTGTTAGAGATGGAAAAAAGCCAGTTTTAATTATAGATGAGCTGCAGAAATTAAAAAATATCTACTTTAATGGAAATGGTAAAGATAAATCTTTATTGAATGAGTTATTTAATCTCTTTGTGCATTTGACTAAAGTAAGACATCTATGCCATGTTATTTGTCTAACTTCTGATACCTTATTTATTGAAGAGATATATCAAAACTCTACTTTAGAAAATACTTCCGAATATTATCTAATTGATTGGTTAAGAAAAGGAACTATAAGAGAGATTTTAAAAGAAGAAGGTTTTAATGAGGAAGAGATTAATTATGCCTTAAATTATCTATCCTTACCTTATGAAATCTCCCAATTAATAAATAATAAAAAATTAGGTTTATCTGTTGAACAAACTATAAGACAGTGGATAAATATTGAGAGGGATAAAATCCTATATTTAATATCAACTCAAAAAGAATTTGAAATGGAAAGGTTATTTAATACTTTAAAATTATTTGAAAATAAAATAAAAGTTGATATTAGTGAAATTATAAAAAACAATCTCATAGATGAAATTAAATTTTTAATTAAAAATGAGATTCTATTTTATGATGTGATTAATGGTATTGTAAAACCAATTTCGATAAAGAAGTGGTATGCTATAAAGGAAGTAATTTTAGCAAATAAATAA
- a CDS encoding HPP family protein encodes MKVRDLMDKNFAKIYVDETVEDAINLLKKKKRFSAPIVDKEDKLVGWVTTLELLGISEKDFKKPITEFMRPAEEVITVYEDNEARDVVLKFVKYKVVSIPVLTRDGRVVGMVRNCDVVKTLAKLYEIPVYKIFKELHNHIGDISWEELMEAAAVVTKRMTGKEITPKEYEERIKKTTFGKAIWACGGLEKFFVGLIEIGMVALARKLAKRRKGG; translated from the coding sequence ATGAAAGTTAGAGATTTGATGGATAAAAATTTTGCTAAGATATATGTGGATGAGACCGTTGAGGATGCAATAAACTTATTAAAAAAGAAGAAGAGATTCTCTGCACCTATTGTTGATAAGGAGGATAAATTAGTTGGTTGGGTAACTACATTAGAGTTGTTAGGCATATCAGAAAAAGATTTTAAAAAGCCAATAACAGAGTTTATGAGACCTGCTGAGGAGGTTATTACTGTATATGAAGATAATGAGGCAAGAGATGTGGTTTTAAAGTTCGTTAAGTATAAAGTTGTTAGCATCCCAGTTTTAACAAGGGATGGTAGAGTTGTAGGAATGGTTAGAAACTGTGATGTTGTTAAAACGTTAGCTAAGTTGTATGAAATCCCAGTGTATAAGATATTTAAGGAATTGCATAATCATATTGGAGATATAAGCTGGGAGGAGTTAATGGAAGCAGCAGCGGTTGTAACAAAGAGAATGACTGGAAAGGAAATAACCCCAAAAGAGTATGAAGAGAGAATTAAAAAAACAACATTTGGAAAGGCAATTTGGGCTTGTGGTGGTTTGGAAAAGTTCTTTGTTGGACTTATTGAGATAGGTATGGTTGCATTGGCAAGAAAATTGGCAAAAAGAAGGAAAGGGGGTTGA